The Nostoc sp. 'Lobaria pulmonaria (5183) cyanobiont' genome window below encodes:
- a CDS encoding heme o synthase: MIETNVSRHHQTFLQVIQSYYQLTKPRIIPLLLITTAGSMWIAAKGEVDPLLLLVTLTGGTLAAASAQTINCVYDRDIDYDMERTRHRPIPSGKVQPRDALIFAIALATISFTLLAVFANLLAALLAFSGIVFYILVYTHWLKRHSTQNIVVGGAAGAIPALVGWAAVTGTLSWSAWLIFAIVFLWTPPHFWALALMIKDDYAKVGIPMLPVIEGTTATVKQIWYYTLLTVVATVLLVYPLGASGILYAAIALILGGLFIHKSWRLLQNPEDRTVAKELFLFSISYMMLLCLGMVVDSLPVTHNLINAAINQLHFIA, encoded by the coding sequence ATGATTGAGACTAATGTCTCTCGCCACCACCAAACATTTTTACAGGTAATTCAAAGTTACTACCAGCTAACGAAGCCTCGGATTATTCCGTTGCTTTTAATTACCACGGCTGGGAGTATGTGGATTGCTGCTAAGGGAGAAGTAGACCCATTGCTGTTGCTAGTAACTCTCACTGGTGGCACTTTGGCTGCTGCAAGCGCTCAGACGATTAACTGTGTGTATGACCGGGATATTGATTATGACATGGAGCGGACGCGCCACCGTCCGATACCTTCGGGTAAGGTGCAGCCACGCGATGCTCTAATTTTTGCGATCGCACTGGCGACGATTTCCTTTACACTCCTGGCAGTATTTGCCAACCTGTTAGCCGCCTTGCTAGCCTTCTCTGGTATCGTCTTTTATATTTTGGTCTATACCCATTGGCTTAAACGCCACAGCACCCAGAATATCGTTGTTGGTGGGGCCGCTGGGGCAATTCCGGCGTTAGTGGGTTGGGCTGCTGTCACGGGTACATTAAGCTGGTCAGCATGGCTGATTTTTGCGATCGTCTTTTTATGGACACCGCCCCATTTTTGGGCGTTAGCTCTGATGATTAAAGATGACTACGCAAAAGTTGGGATACCAATGTTACCTGTGATTGAAGGTACTACGGCAACCGTGAAGCAGATTTGGTACTATACCCTGCTTACCGTAGTTGCAACCGTGTTATTGGTTTATCCCTTGGGAGCAAGTGGAATTCTTTATGCTGCGATCGCCCTAATTCTGGGAGGATTATTTATCCACAAATCTTGGCGGTTGTTGCAAAATCCAGAGGATCGCACTGTAGCTAAAGAGTTGTTTCTCTTTTCCATCTCCTACATGATGCTGTTGTGTCTGGGGATGGTAGTGGATAGCCTTCCCGTTACCCATAATCTAATTAATGCAGCGATCAATCAGTTGCATTTTATTGCTTAG
- a CDS encoding COX15/CtaA family protein encodes MSEFVLQQQNEAALQQQKPKEMIRRLVWKMCIATLILMAIGSATRVMNAGLACPDWPLCYGELVPAKQMNLQVFLEWFHRLDAALIGLSAIALFGLSWWRRRFLPSWLPWASTFALFLIVFQGILGGLTVTELLRFDIVTAHLGTALLFFTTLLIIGTALTPYQGNGTVGKLPWVGLTAAVLVYLQSLLGALVGSRWALHQCLGGSQLCTVMYSHIAGLVPPTVATLAMVLICWWTPALHPALRRLANMAGALLTLQILLGFATFKLHLQVEPLTVSHQAIGATLLGTLVVFTVLALRDSVSANSQMLSAE; translated from the coding sequence ATGAGCGAATTTGTCCTACAACAACAAAATGAAGCGGCTCTTCAGCAGCAAAAGCCCAAGGAAATGATTCGGCGCTTGGTGTGGAAAATGTGCATAGCCACCTTAATTTTGATGGCAATAGGCAGTGCCACCCGCGTGATGAATGCTGGGCTTGCTTGCCCAGACTGGCCCTTATGCTATGGCGAACTCGTGCCAGCCAAGCAAATGAATCTCCAAGTGTTTTTGGAGTGGTTTCACAGATTGGATGCGGCTTTAATTGGTTTAAGCGCGATCGCACTTTTCGGTTTGTCCTGGTGGCGTCGTCGTTTCTTACCCTCTTGGCTGCCTTGGGCATCTACATTCGCCCTATTTCTAATCGTCTTCCAAGGTATCTTAGGGGGACTCACCGTTACCGAACTGTTGCGGTTTGATATTGTTACTGCCCATTTAGGAACGGCGCTGTTGTTTTTTACTACTCTCCTGATTATCGGCACAGCACTCACACCCTATCAGGGGAATGGAACCGTTGGTAAGTTGCCTTGGGTCGGTTTAACTGCTGCTGTTCTAGTTTACCTGCAAAGTTTGCTAGGTGCTTTGGTAGGCTCTCGCTGGGCGCTACACCAATGCCTCGGCGGTTCTCAACTTTGTACTGTAATGTACAGCCATATTGCTGGTTTGGTGCCGCCAACAGTGGCAACCTTGGCAATGGTATTGATCTGTTGGTGGACACCAGCACTACATCCAGCCTTGCGGCGACTGGCAAATATGGCTGGTGCTTTGTTGACATTACAAATCTTGTTGGGATTTGCCACTTTCAAATTACACCTCCAAGTCGAGCCTCTCACAGTCTCTCATCAAGCTATAGGAGCTACTTTGCTAGGTACTTTGGTGGTTTTCACAGTTCTCGCACTGCGTGACTCAGTGAGTGCTAATTCACAAATGCTAAGTGCTGAGTAG
- a CDS encoding cytochrome c oxidase subunit II: MKIPSSIWTLLIGIVLTLASLWYGQNHGLLPAAATDEAVLVDNLFNAMMVISTGIFLLVEGVLIYSAFKYRRRAGDNEDGPPVEGNVPLEILWTAIPAIIVIGISVYSFDVYNEIGGFDPHAIHQAPMNQESMAMPGSAMAATLNDTPPSTEPNLNQEKSDEAMQDPATAEVRNADQIPQLRNAPGVGSVAPTIGGTPDKAGKPAGLQVNVTGLQYAWIFTYPETGITTGEMHVPIGREVEINMTANDVIHAFWVPEFRLKQDAIPGRQSEIRFTPKKAGDYTLICAELCGPYHGAMRATVVVEPEEAFDKWVQEQLVASKETLNQAVAVNPANLSPNEFLAPYTKDMGIQPEILHQVHK; encoded by the coding sequence GTGAAGATTCCAAGTTCAATCTGGACATTACTCATTGGCATCGTGCTAACGCTCGCCAGCCTTTGGTACGGTCAAAATCACGGACTGTTGCCAGCAGCAGCCACAGATGAAGCCGTCTTGGTAGATAATCTGTTCAACGCGATGATGGTCATTTCTACAGGTATATTCCTCCTCGTAGAAGGTGTTTTAATTTACTCTGCATTTAAATACCGTCGGCGTGCAGGTGACAATGAAGACGGCCCACCAGTTGAGGGCAATGTACCTTTAGAAATTCTCTGGACGGCGATCCCAGCAATTATCGTTATCGGTATTTCTGTTTACAGCTTTGATGTCTACAACGAAATCGGTGGCTTTGATCCCCATGCTATCCATCAAGCGCCGATGAATCAGGAGTCGATGGCAATGCCTGGAAGTGCTATGGCAGCAACTTTAAACGATACTCCTCCTAGCACCGAACCCAACCTCAATCAAGAAAAATCTGATGAGGCAATGCAAGACCCAGCTACCGCAGAAGTTCGTAATGCTGACCAAATTCCCCAACTGCGGAATGCTCCTGGTGTCGGTAGTGTTGCTCCGACAATTGGGGGAACTCCTGATAAAGCAGGCAAACCAGCAGGATTACAGGTCAACGTCACAGGTCTACAATATGCCTGGATTTTCACCTATCCTGAAACTGGTATAACTACAGGTGAAATGCACGTACCCATCGGGCGAGAAGTGGAAATCAATATGACAGCCAACGATGTTATCCACGCCTTTTGGGTGCCAGAGTTCCGCCTGAAACAAGATGCGATCCCTGGTAGGCAAAGCGAGATTCGCTTCACCCCCAAAAAAGCAGGCGATTATACCCTAATCTGTGCTGAACTTTGTGGCCCCTACCACGGTGCGATGAGAGCAACAGTAGTCGTTGAGCCAGAAGAAGCCTTTGATAAATGGGTGCAAGAACAACTAGTTGCCAGCAAAGAAACACTAAATCAAGCCGTTGCTGTTAACCCTGCGAATCTATCCCCAAATGAATTTCTTGCTCCTTACACCAAGGACATGGGAATTCAGCCAGAAATCCTTCATCAAGTTCACAAATAG
- the ctaD gene encoding cytochrome c oxidase subunit I, with the protein MTQAQVQETANAPALLEEPGIRKWQDYFSFNTDHKVIGIQYLVTTFIFYCIGGVMADLVRTELRTPEVDFVTPEVYNSLFTLHATIMIFLWIVPAGAGFANFLIPLMIGAKDMAFPRLNAVAFWMIPPAGLLLIASLVVGDAPDAGWTSYPPLSLVTGQVGEGIWIMSVLLLGTSSILGAINFLVTLLKMRIPGMGVHQMPLFCWAMFATSALTLVSTPVLAAGLILLAFDLLAGTTFFNPTGGGDPVVYQHMFWFYSHPAVYIMILPFFGAISEIIPVHSRKPIFGYKAIAYSSLAISFLGLIVWAHHMFTSGIPGWLRMFFMITTMIIAVPTGIKIFSWLATMWGGKIRLNSAMLFAIGFVGTFVIGGISGVMLAAVPFDIHVHDTYFVVAHLHYVLFGGSVLGIYAAIYHWFPKMTGRMVNEFWGKVHFALTIVGLNMTFLPMHKLGLMGMNRRIAQYDPKFTFLNEICTYGAYILAVSTFPFIINAIWSWLYGEKAGNNPWRALTLEWMTTSPPAIENFDQTPVLATGPYDYGLENSNEDVPLSDPNPLLSGGPNSVLRAEPDPAVAANPEDRK; encoded by the coding sequence ATGACCCAAGCTCAAGTGCAAGAAACTGCCAACGCCCCTGCTCTTCTTGAGGAGCCAGGGATCAGAAAATGGCAAGACTATTTTAGTTTCAACACCGACCATAAGGTGATTGGGATTCAATACCTAGTCACTACATTCATTTTTTACTGTATCGGTGGGGTGATGGCTGACTTGGTTCGTACAGAACTGCGAACCCCAGAAGTCGATTTCGTCACCCCTGAAGTCTACAACAGCTTATTTACGCTGCACGCCACGATCATGATCTTCTTGTGGATCGTGCCAGCTGGTGCGGGTTTTGCTAACTTCCTCATTCCTTTGATGATTGGGGCAAAGGATATGGCATTTCCACGCTTGAATGCTGTTGCCTTTTGGATGATTCCCCCTGCGGGTTTATTGTTGATCGCTAGTTTAGTGGTAGGCGATGCACCGGATGCGGGTTGGACTTCCTACCCTCCCCTGAGCTTGGTAACAGGTCAAGTAGGTGAGGGAATTTGGATTATGAGCGTTCTCCTACTAGGTACGTCATCGATTTTAGGGGCAATCAATTTCCTGGTTACATTGCTCAAGATGCGTATCCCTGGTATGGGGGTTCACCAAATGCCCTTATTCTGCTGGGCGATGTTTGCTACCTCGGCGCTGACTTTGGTATCTACGCCAGTGTTAGCAGCAGGTCTAATTCTGCTGGCTTTTGACTTATTGGCAGGAACGACATTTTTTAACCCAACTGGGGGTGGCGACCCAGTTGTGTATCAGCACATGTTCTGGTTTTACTCCCACCCAGCAGTTTACATCATGATTTTGCCCTTTTTTGGGGCAATTTCAGAAATTATTCCGGTGCATTCCCGCAAGCCGATTTTTGGCTATAAAGCGATCGCTTATTCGTCTCTTGCCATTAGCTTTTTGGGGCTAATTGTTTGGGCGCACCACATGTTTACCAGTGGTATCCCCGGTTGGTTGCGGATGTTCTTTATGATCACCACGATGATCATTGCCGTACCCACGGGAATTAAAATTTTCAGCTGGTTAGCAACCATGTGGGGTGGGAAAATCCGGCTTAACAGTGCCATGCTATTTGCCATCGGCTTTGTTGGCACCTTTGTGATTGGCGGGATCAGTGGCGTGATGTTGGCAGCAGTGCCCTTTGATATTCACGTTCATGACACTTATTTTGTGGTGGCCCACCTGCACTATGTCTTATTTGGTGGTAGCGTTCTCGGCATTTATGCGGCGATTTACCACTGGTTCCCGAAAATGACGGGACGGATGGTAAACGAATTTTGGGGTAAGGTTCACTTTGCCTTAACAATTGTGGGTCTAAATATGACCTTTTTACCAATGCACAAGCTGGGATTAATGGGCATGAACCGCCGCATCGCCCAGTATGACCCCAAATTTACCTTTCTCAACGAAATCTGCACTTATGGCGCTTACATACTGGCAGTTTCGACATTTCCCTTCATCATCAATGCCATTTGGAGTTGGTTATACGGCGAAAAAGCTGGTAATAATCCCTGGAGAGCATTGACCTTAGAGTGGATGACGACATCACCACCTGCGATCGAGAATTTTGATCAAACCCCAGTACTGGCTACAGGCCCCTACGACTACGGTTTGGAAAATTCTAATGAAGATGTACCTTTATCCGATCCCAATCCTCTCTTATCTGGTGGGCCAAACTCAGTATTAAGAGCAGAACCCGACCCAGCGGTTGCCGCCAATCCCGAAGACCGGAAATAG
- a CDS encoding cytochrome c oxidase subunit 3 — MQSQTIDPAKTELNHHHAAEASVGHHEEHPDHRMFGLIVFLIAEGMIFMGLFGAYLAFRATLPAWPPAGTPELELLLPGVNTINLISSSFVMHNADTAIKKNDARGAQIWLAITAAMGAIFLVGQVYEYTHLEFGLTTNLFASAFYVLTGFHGLHVTIGVLAIVAVLWRSRLPGHYSNEKHFGIEAAEIYWHFVDVIWIILFGLLYLL; from the coding sequence ATGCAAAGTCAAACTATTGACCCAGCTAAAACCGAACTGAATCATCACCACGCGGCGGAAGCGTCCGTCGGTCATCACGAAGAACATCCAGATCATCGTATGTTTGGGCTAATTGTCTTCCTGATTGCTGAAGGGATGATTTTCATGGGACTATTCGGAGCCTATTTGGCTTTTCGTGCTACCTTACCGGCATGGCCGCCAGCAGGTACCCCAGAGTTAGAACTATTGCTACCTGGAGTCAACACCATCAATCTAATTTCTAGTAGTTTTGTCATGCACAATGCCGATACTGCGATCAAAAAGAACGATGCGCGGGGTGCCCAGATTTGGTTAGCAATTACCGCTGCAATGGGTGCTATCTTCTTGGTGGGTCAAGTATATGAATATACCCATTTAGAATTTGGTTTAACTACCAATTTATTTGCCAGTGCATTCTACGTTTTGACTGGTTTCCACGGATTGCACGTTACTATCGGCGTTTTGGCAATTGTTGCTGTGTTGTGGCGATCGCGCCTTCCGGGTCACTACAGTAACGAAAAGCACTTTGGTATTGAAGCAGCCGAAATCTACTGGCACTTTGTTGACGTGATTTGGATTATTTTGTTCGGATTACTGTATCTACTGTGA
- a CDS encoding serine/threonine-protein kinase, whose amino-acid sequence MSQNPLVRKTLRSRFETVKVMESRESDNTYLLGGAIRNRNRYSFNRKTLRNRFEIIKHLGSGGSGDTYLAIDLDLPGQPHCVVKHFHPKDSSPAVLPIAKKLFAREAEVLYQLGNDHDQIPRLFAHFDEDGDFYLVQEFIDGHALTQEIVPGQPLNKNTVLNLLKDILEVLAFVHEHDIIHRDIKPQNLMRRSSDRKIVLIDFGSIKKIGALGAGLTIAVGTPGYMPSEQAKGKPKLCSDIYAVGMIGIQALTGLIPEQLPEDPSTGEVIWRDKAQVSDSLANILDTMVRDRYSQRYQSATEALQALNDVALSESSQSADINHKADDTYLLTYRNFILLLGIGLGATTSLIVIVLIYTFINTGTSLPNQPTPLKSFLERFVELPLINTNSLLAKSTPNRRICQSNCTIAETTKEQISSQ is encoded by the coding sequence ATGAGCCAGAACCCTCTAGTCAGAAAAACACTCCGAAGTCGCTTTGAAACTGTCAAAGTGATGGAAAGCAGAGAATCTGATAATACTTACTTATTAGGGGGTGCTATACGTAACAGAAATCGATACTCTTTCAATAGAAAAACACTTCGGAATCGCTTTGAGATTATCAAACACTTAGGAAGTGGAGGTTCTGGTGATACTTACTTGGCTATTGACTTGGATTTACCAGGACAACCCCATTGTGTCGTCAAACATTTTCACCCAAAAGATTCCAGCCCTGCTGTTCTACCCATTGCTAAAAAGCTATTCGCTCGAGAAGCGGAAGTTTTATACCAGCTAGGCAACGACCACGATCAAATTCCGAGACTGTTTGCCCATTTTGATGAAGATGGGGATTTTTATTTAGTTCAGGAATTTATTGACGGTCATGCCTTGACTCAAGAAATTGTCCCAGGTCAGCCTCTTAACAAGAATACAGTTTTAAATTTATTAAAAGACATTTTAGAAGTACTGGCTTTCGTCCACGAACACGATATTATTCACCGAGATATAAAACCTCAAAACTTAATGCGACGGTCTTCAGATCGGAAGATTGTGCTAATTGACTTTGGGAGTATTAAGAAAATTGGTGCTTTGGGAGCAGGCTTAACAATTGCTGTTGGAACCCCTGGCTATATGCCAAGCGAACAGGCTAAGGGAAAGCCAAAACTTTGCAGCGATATTTATGCTGTAGGGATGATTGGCATTCAAGCTTTAACAGGTTTAATACCTGAGCAACTACCAGAAGATCCCAGTACTGGAGAAGTTATCTGGCGCGATAAAGCACAGGTAAGTGATAGTCTGGCAAATATTTTAGATACAATGGTTCGCGATCGCTACAGCCAGCGTTATCAGTCTGCCACAGAAGCTTTACAAGCCCTTAATGATGTAGCGTTGTCAGAGTCTTCACAATCTGCTGACATCAACCACAAGGCTGATGATACCTATTTGCTAACTTATAGAAACTTTATTTTGCTGCTGGGCATCGGTCTTGGTGCAACCACTAGTTTGATAGTAATAGTTTTAATCTACACCTTTATTAATACAGGGACATCGCTTCCAAACCAACCTACTCCACTAAAGAGTTTTCTAGAAAGATTTGTTGAGTTACCGTTAATTAATACAAATAGTCTACTAGCTAAATCAACACCAAACAGAAGAATCTGTCAAAGCAATTGCACCATTGCAGAAACTACCAAAGAGCAAATTTCATCTCAATG